The following are encoded together in the Thunnus albacares chromosome 7, fThuAlb1.1, whole genome shotgun sequence genome:
- the LOC122985501 gene encoding cholesterol side-chain cleavage enzyme, mitochondrial, whose translation MARWSVWRRSLMLPLSWTEELTTSRMRYSSSMPVVRQAHTESTSIVRPFSEIPGLWKNGVANLYNFWKLDGFRNLHRIMLQNFNTFGPIYREKIGYYESVNIINPEDAAILFKAEGHYPKRLKVEAWTLYRDHRNRKYGVLLKNGEDWRSNRVILNKEVISPKMLENFVPLLDEVGQDFVARIHKKINRSGHNKWTTDLSQELFKYALESVSSVLYGERLGLMLDYIDPEAQHFIDCITLMFKTTSPMLYIPPALLRRIGAKVWRDHVEAWDGIFNQADRCIQNIYRQLRQETGNQKKYPGVLASLLMLDKLSIEDIKASVTELMAGGVDTTSITLLWTLYELARHPNLQEELRAEVAAARAESQGDMLEMLRRIPLVKGALKETLRLHPVAVSLQRYIAEDIIIQNYHIPAGTLVQLGLYAMGRDPKVFFRPEQYQPSRWLRTETQYFRSLGFGFGPRQCLGRRIAETEMQIFLIHMLENFRVEKQRHVEVQSTFELILLPEKPIILTLKPLHSSR comes from the exons ATGGCCAGGTGGAGTGTGTGGCGCAGGTCTTTAATGTTACCCCTGTCCTGGACAGAGGAGCTGACAACATCAAGAATGCGCTACAGCAGCAGTATGCCAGTGGTcagacaggcacacacagaaagCACCAGCATTGTTAGGCCTTTCAGTGAGATTCCTGGGCTGTGGAAGAATGGGGTGGCCAACTTGTACAATTTCTGGAAACTGGATGGCTTCAGAAATCTTCACCGCATCATGTTGCAGAACTTCAACACTTTTGGACCCATTTACAG agaaaaaataGGTTACTATGAAAGTGTAAATATCATCAACCCAGAGGATGCTGCCATCCTGTTCAAAGCAGAGGGACATTATCCTAAAAGGCTGAAAGTTGAAGCGTGGACATTATACAGAGACCACAGGAATCGTAAATATGGAGTTTTACTAAA GAATGGAGAAGACTGGAGATCAAATCGGGTAATTCTCAACAAGGAGGTGATCTCCCCGAAGATGCTGGAAAACTTTGTGCCTTTGCTGGATGAAGTGGGCCAGGATTTTGTGGCCAGAATACACAAAAAGATAAACCGAAGTGGCCACAACAAATGGACCACAGACCTCTCTCAAGAACTCTTTAAATATGCACTAGAAT CTGTGAGCTCAGTGCTGTATGGTGAGCGTCTGGGTTTGATGCTGGACTACATTGATCCTGAAGCTCAACATTTCATTGACTGTATCACCCTCATGTTCAAGACTACCTCACCCATGCTGTACATACCTCCTGCTCTACTCAGGCGGATTGGGGCGAAAGTGTGGCGGGACCATGTAGAAGCTTGGGATGGCATCTTCAACCAAG CGGACCGCTGCATCCAGAACATCTACAGGCAGTTACGTCAGGAGACTGGCAATCAAAAGAAATACCCAGGAGTCCTGGCTAGCCTGCTCATGCTGGACAAGCTATCCATTGAAGATATTAAGGCCAGTGTCACTGAGCTAATGGCTGGAGGAGTTGATACG actTCTATCACCTTGCTGTGGACGTTGTATGAACTGGCCAGACACCCCAACCTCCAGGAGGAGCTGAGGGCGGAGGTAGCTGCTGCCCGGGCTGAAAGCCAGGGAGACATGCTGGAGATGCTGAGGCGGATTCCTTTAGTTAAAGGAGCTCTGAAGGAAACACTAAG GTTACACCCAGTTGCAGTGAGCTTGCAAAGATACATAGCAGAAGATATCATTATTCAAAACTACCACATTCCAGCTGGG acTCTGGTCCAGTTAGGACTGTATGCAATGGGAAGAGACCCCAAGGTGTTTTTCCGTCCGGAGCAATATCAGCCCTCCCGCTGGCTGAGGACAGAGACCCAGTACTTCAGGAGCCTCGGCTTCGGCTTTGGCCCACGCCAGTGTTTAGGACGCAGAATAGCTGAGACGGAGATGCAAATCTTCCTTATCCAT ATGCTTGAGAACTTCAGAGTGGAGAAGCAGCGCCATGTGGAAGTACAGAGTACCTTTGAGCTCATTCTCTTACCAGAAAAGCCCATAATATTGACTTTGAAGCCCTTACACAGTAGTCGGTAA
- the stoml1 gene encoding stomatin-like protein 1, whose amino-acid sequence MFNKSYQLLPQRDSTTPRTPGLFVSADNFTQTGYHKGLSFDYIPNVSENDFSDTSQGWLSWICNLIVIFLVYVVTFVTFPITGWFVLKTVPNYQRIVVFRLGRVCPPKGPGIVLVLPLIDQWQRVDLRTRAFNIPPCQVTSRDGGVLSVGADIQFRIWNPVMSVVSVQDLNASTRMTAHKALTHSLAKKTVREIQTERVKLGDYLGMDINEMTRPWGLEVDRVELTLGSLLKAPEEGPSGPLIMPPSVPGLEGLTGPIQQLAMHFLGHSSSSHPQQEDSVTFADELSSVPQAVGTTPGSVEELLDGVKLLLSETLVKQVEASFQFNISSEDGQHRSYYVDLSKGSGTAGAGSFCQEPDVTLSMSDSDLLAMFQGTLRPFAAYTSGRLKIQGDVKTAMKLEELIRLLRK is encoded by the exons ATGTTTAACAAGTCGTATCAGCTGCTTCCTCAGAGGGACTCCACAACACCGAGGACACCTGGGTTATTTGTGTCCGCTGACAACTTCACACAGACCGGCTACCACAAAGGACTTTCATTTGATTACATCCCCAATGTATCTGAAAACGACTTCAGTG ATACCTCCCAAGGCTGGTTGTCCTGGATTTGCAATCTGATTGTCATCTTCCTTGTCTATGTCGTCACCTTTGTAACCTTTCCTATAACAGGCTGGTTTGTGCTGAAG ACTGTGCCTAACTATCAGAGGATAGTAGTGTTTCGCTTGGGTCGAGTTTGTCCCCCAAAGGGTCCTGGTATTGTCCTCGTACTGCCCCTCATTGACCAGTGGCAAAGAGTAGACCTGCGTACCCGTGCTTTCAACATCCCTCCTTGCCAG GTGACTTCTCGGGATGGCGGTGTGTTGTCAGTGGGAGCAGACATCCAGTTCAGGATCTGGAACCCCGTCATGTCAGTGGTATCAGTCCAGGACCTGAACGCCTCGACCAGGATGACAGCACACAAAGCTTTGACTCACAGCTTGGCCAAGAAGACTGTCAGAGAGATCCAAACTGAGCGAGTGAAACTGGGAGACTATCTCGGA ATGGACATTAATGAGATGACTCGGCCCTGGGGGCTGGAGGTAGACAGGGTAGAGCTGACCCTAGGCTCTTTACTGAAAGCCCCAGAGGAAGGCCCCTCTGGACCCCTCATCATGCCTCCATCTGTACCTGGACTTGAAGGCCTCACTGGGCCCATTCAGCAGCTGGCCATGCACTTTCTGGGCCACAGTAGCAGTTCACATCCTCAACAAG AGGACAGTGTAACTTTTGCAGATGAGCTCAGCAGTGTCCCTCAGGCCGTTGGGACCACACCAGGTTCTGTTGAAGAGCTGCTCGATGGCGTCAAGCTTCTCCTCTCTGAAACTTTGGTGAAGCAGGTCGAGGCCTCCTTCCAGTTTAACATCAGCTCAGAAGATGGACAACATCGCAGCTACTATGTGGATTTGAGCAAAG GAAGCGGCACAGCTGGAGCAGGGTCTTTCTGCCAAGAGCCAGATGTAACACTGAGTATGAGTGACAGCGACCTTCTGGCCATGTTCCAGGGCACGCTACGACCATTTGCTGCTTACACCAGTGGCAGACTTAAAATCCAGGGAGATGTTAAGACGGCCATGAAATTGGAGGAACTCATAAGGCTGCTTAGGAAATAG
- the ccdc33 gene encoding coiled-coil domain-containing protein 33: protein MKASKKTKSLCNPAAIKFNKGGYNLPSHDALAQILPDYQYHLNGANTELHRAAQQEQERPAERAETTQVNKRNINHTYQVHHPHKRPPLHDFEDDPHMAEISDLQTKEIENYRSAMSKMAEDIIALRTQVVMLEAENSQLHSDLSLHQDLGRNLLDDTDIDVMTKAEVADRIASLKFKLASETSKAALQRDRIQQLQNELIRKNDSEEELLKLQRVQQQQEEDLLRHQSRLAKMAILEATVKQQEKVIQKMENALDSKLKEKNKQSGEKWLVEKKRGEIDCRKEEIESALAAENAHLREELDRNRQQPPTVIIQQSAQTKKSLPAKERLSLLNKLENAEARVQKLETKLEENSKLWGRQKQEMLTKLNEHRHGFVRTSTTILHNVPSRTVSHSLHQQSRQRKQKPVK from the exons ATGAAGGcctcaaaaaagacaaaatcccTCTGCAACCCTGCAGCTATAAAG TTTAATAAGGGTGGATACAACCTGCCATCCCATGATGCTCTGGCGCAGATCCTGCCAGATTATCAATACCACCTAAATGGAGCGAACACTGAGCTCCATAGAGCAGCCCAACAAGAACAGGAAAGACCAGCTGAGAGAGCAGAGACTACACAGGTCAACAAACGCAACATAAACCACACGTACCAAGTACATCATCCACACAAACG ACCCCCTTTGCATGACTTTGAGGATGATCCCCACATGGCAGAGATCAGTGACCTACAAACAAAG GAGATAGAAAACTATCGTTCAGCCATGAGTAAGATGGCAGAAGACATCATAGCACTGAGGACACAGGTGGTGATGTTGGAGGCCGAAAACAGCCAGCTCCATAGTGATCTGTCTCTACACCAGGACCTTGGCCGAAATCTGCTGGATGACACAGACATCGACGTCATGACCAAGGCTGAGGTTGCTGACCGGATAG CCTCTCTGAAATTCAAGCTGGCCAGTGAGACCAGTAAGGCTGCCTTACAGAGGGACAGGATCCAACAGCTGCAGAATGAGCTAATCAGG AAGAATGACAGTGAGGAGGAACTATTAAAGCTCCAGAgagtccagcagcagcaggaggaggatttgCTTCGACACCAGAGTCGCTTGGCAAAGATGGCGATTTTGGAGGCCACAGTGAAACAGCAGGAAAAG GTCATCCAGAAGATGGAGAATGCTTTAGATAGCAAACTCAAAGAGAAGAATAAACAGAGTGGAGAAAAATGGCTGGTGGAGAAAAAACGAG GTGAGATTGACTGCAGAAAGGAAGAGATAGAGTCCGCCCTAGCAGCAGAGAATGCTCATCTCAGAGAAGAGCTGGACAGGAATCGCCAGCAACCTCCCACCGTCATTATACAGCAGTCAGCACAG ACAAAAAAGTCACTACCAGCCAAGGAGAGACTGAGTTTACTAAATAAACTGGAGAATGCTGAGGCAAGAGTCCAAAAACTGGAGACTAAG CTGGAGGAGAACTCTAAGTTATGGGggagacagaaacaggaaatgttgaCCAAACTGAACGAGCACAGGCATGGTTTTGTTCGGACGTCCACCACAATCCTTCATAACGTTCCTTCG AGGACTGTATCACATTCCTTACATCAGCAAAGCAGACAGAGGAAGCAGAAGCCTGTAAAATGA
- the nr2e3 gene encoding photoreceptor-specific nuclear receptor has product MEDHITKIFSSDNSKDFTDGTQADISKIPGKALGHGLLCRVCSDSSSGKHYGIYACNGCSGFFKRSVRRRLIYRCQAGTGKCPVDKAHRNQCQACRLKKCLQAGMNKDAVQNERQPRSTAHVNLDTLSVDTKKEHLATTRELTSSAAISSVICRPLVTSSVTTSATVQSCSNPSNNHRFMVSLLTAETCAKLEPEDVEENIDVTTNDSDRDRTPSNCSMSPFTSSCSESIYETSARLLFMSVKWAKNLPVFSHLPFRDQVILLEEAWSEMFLLCAIQWSLPMDSCPLLSLPDLSPTQQTKIGFPTADLRVLEEVFNRFKALAVDPTEFACLKAIVLFKPETRNLKDPEQVENLQDQSQVLLGQHIHSMYPNQSARFGRLLLLLPSLHFVSSEKIEHLYFQRTIGSTPMEKLLCDMFKN; this is encoded by the exons ATGGAGGACCACATAACCAAAATATTTTCATCAGACAACTCTAAGGATTTCACAGATGGAACACAAGCAG ACATAAGTAAAATTCCAGGTAAAGCACTTGGCCATGGTCTGCTTTGTAGAGTGTGCTCTGATTCAAGCAGTGGTAAACACTATGGCATCTATGCCTGTAATGGATGCAGTGGCTTCTTCAAGCGCAGTGTGAGACGAAGACTCATTTACAG GTGTCAAGCTGGAACTGGCAAGTGCCCTGTTGACAAGGCTCATCGGAACCAGTGCCAAGCTTGTCGACTGAAGAAATGTCTCCAGGCTGGCATGAACAAAGATG CCGTGCAGAATGAGCGACAGCCTCGCAGCACAGCACATGTTAATCTAGACACTTTAAGTGTGGACACTAAAAAGGAGCACCTGGCGACCACACGGGAACTCACCTCCTCTGCCGCCATTTCATCGGTCATCTGCAGACCTCTAGTCACTTCCTCTGTCACAACTTCTGCCACCGTACAGTCCTGCAGCAACCCGAGTAACAACCACCGCTTTATGGTCAGCCTGCTGACAGCAGAGACCTGTGCAAAACTGGAGCCTGAGGATG TGGAGGAGAATATTGATGTGACAACCAATGATTCAGACAGAGATCGGACTCCATCAAACTGCTCCATGTCCCCATTCACCTCCAGCTGTTCAGAGAGTATATATGAGACATCAGCACGACTCCTCTTCATGTCAGTCAAGTGGGCAAAAAATTTGCCTGTTTTTTCTCACTTGCCATTTCGAGACCAG GTGATTCTCCTTGAAGAAGCCTGGAGTGAGATGTTCCTCCTTTGTGCCATCCAGTGGTCCCTGCCCATGGACAGctgtcctcttctttctcttccagaTCTTTCTCCCACACAGCAAACCAAGATCGGATTCCCCACAGCTGACCTGCGGGTCCTAGAGGAGGTCTTTAATCGCTTCAAGGCTCTGGCTGTTGACCCCACTGAGTTTGCCTGCCTGAAGGCCATTGTGCTGTTCAAGCCAG AGACACGCAACCTCAAAGACCCAGAGCAGGTGGAGAATCTGCAAGACCAGTCACAGGTGTTGCTGGGTCAGCACATCCATTCAATGTACCCCAATCAAAGTGCCAG GTTTGGGAGATTGTTACTTCTGCTGCCATCCCTCCACTTTGTAAGCTCTGAGAAAATAGAGCACCTTTATTTTCAGAGGACCATTGGCAGCACACCCATGgagaagctgctgtgtgacatgttcAAAAACTAA